Genomic DNA from Halonatronomonas betaini:
GTGGGTTTTCCTCATAAGCTTATAGAGGATGAAATTGATTGTATTATTGAGGGGGCAAAGTATTATGTTTGCGGGCCTCCGATAATGATTAAATCAGTAATTAATGAACTATTGGAGATTGGAATAAAACCTAAAGATATTATCACAACACTTGAGATGAGAATGTCCTGTGGGCTTGGGAAATGTGGAAAATGTAATATTGGCCATCGCTATGTCTGTAAAGATGGACCTGTCTTTAGTTATCAGGAGTTACTGGATATGCCTGAGGAATTTTAAGCAGCAAAAATAGTTTTGGGGGTGAGTAGATTGATAAAGAGAAGTAGAGCAGGCCTTGATATATTTTCTGAAAAAGATCTGGAGAAGATACATGAAGCAACCCTTGAAGTTTTAGAAAAAGCAGGAGTAGAAATCATGTCAGATGAGGCAAGAGAAATCTTTAAAAGTGCTGGTGTGAAAGTTAATGAGAAGAGTGTCCATCTTACTCAGAAAGATCTTGATGAGTATTTAAATCTGGCGCCTGAAAAATTTACTCTTTATGCTAGAAATGAACAGAATAATGTTGAAATTGGAGGTAATAATACAGTTCTGGCACCAGGTTATGGTTCGCCCTTTGTAATGGATTATCCAGAAATGAATCGTCGTGAATCTAAATATGATGATTATATAAAATTCACGAAGTTAGCCCAGGCTAGTGATAATATTGATGTTGTCGGTGGAGTATTGGTAGAACCAACTGATATTGATGATAAGATCCGCCACGGCAAGATGCTGGAGGCAGCAGTTAAATATAGTGATAAATGCCTGATGGGGAGCGCAATGGGGGCAAAAAAAGCACAGGAATCACTGGAGATGGCAGCTATAGTATTTGAGAGTGAAGAATTTGTCAGAAGTCATCCAGTTTTGATCTCCTTGATTAATACAAATAGTCCTTTAACGATTGATGAACGGATGAGCGATGCTCTTATGGTCCACTCTAAGAATAAACAGGCAATGGTTATTGCCTCATTAAGCATGACTGGAACAACTTCACCAACTACCCTGCCTGCCTCTTTAGTACAGCAGAATGCAGAGATTCTGACAGGGATAGTTTTAACCCAGCTAATTAATCCTGGTACCCCAGTAATTTATGGTTCTGCATCCAGTGTTGTTGATCTAAAGAAAGCAGATCTTGCCCTGGGAAGTCCTGAAACTGTCAAGATGTTTAATGGGACTGCTCAAATGGCCAGATATTATGGCATTCCATCGAGAGGTGGAGGAGCTTTAACTGATTCACTATTCCCTGATGCCCAGGCCGGTTATGAATCAATGCTTAATATAATGTCAGCTGTCAATAATGGTTTCAATTTTATCCTCCATGCCGCCGGTCTATTAGAAAATTATATGTCAATGTCCTATGAGAAATTTATCATCGATGATGAAGTCTGTGGGATAGTCAATAATGTGGCAGAGGGTTTAATTGTTGATGAGGATCAACTGGCAGTCGATGAAATAATTGAGATTGGAGCAGGTGGTAATTATATTTCTACTGATCATACTTTTAGCCATATGAAGGACATGAGAATGCCTCTATTATCAAAAAGAGAGCGGTATTTCAGTGATCAGGATCAGCCAGAGACTGCAGCAAGGGCTAAGGCTAAATATGAAGAAATACTTAATAATTTTAATAAGCCTGAATTAAAAGCAGGAATTTTGGAAAAATTACAGAAGTATATTGATAGGTTATAAAATTTTTTAGATTTATTTTAAAAGCACAATATTATAAAGGAGGAATTTAAAAGAATGAGAAGCGACATTGAAATTGCACAGGCAGCAGAAATGAAACCAATAAGTGAAATAGCAGAGAAGGCAGGTCTATTAGAAGAGGAATTGGAGCATTATGGTAAATATAAGGCCAAGGTTAATTTAGATGCCTTAGATAGGCTTGATCAGGACAGCAAACTTGTTCTAGTTACAGCTATGACCCCAACTCCTGCTGGTGAAGGAAAGACAACAACTACTGTAGGTTTAGGCCAGGCTTTAAATAGACTTGGCAAAAATGCAGCAATTGCTCTTAGAGAGCCGTCTTTAGGACCTACAATGGGTGTTAAAGGTGGTGCAGCCGGTGGTGGTTATTCCCAGGTTGTTCCAATGGAAGATATTAATCTCCATTTTACTGGTGATATCCATGCGATTGGTGTAGCCCACAACCTATTATCAGCAGCAATTGATAACCATATCAAGCAGGGTAATGAGCTTGGAATCGATCCAACAAGAGTCAGTTTTTCAAGAGTTGTAGATATGAATGATCGTGCTCTAAGAGATATTATAGTTGGTCTTGGCGGAAAATCTAATGGTTATCCAAGACAGGATAATTTCATGATCACAGTAGCCTCAGAAGTTATGGCTATCCTCTGTCTTGCTAATAATATTAGTGAGTTAAAAGAAAAGATCGGTAGAATTGTGGTTGCCTATAATTATGATGATGAGCCAATTATTGCAAAACAACTCGGTGTCCATGGTGCAATGGCTGCTCTACTTAAAGAAGCTATTAAGCCTAACCTGGTACAGACCTTAGAAAATACTCCGGCCTTTATCCATGGTGGACCATTTGCCAATATTGCTCATGGTTGTAATAGTGTTATGGCCACTAAAATGGCTATGTCAATCAGTGATATTACTGTTACTGAAGCTGGTTTTGGTGCTGACCTTGGTGCTGAGAAATTCTTCAATATCAAGTCCAGATTTGCCAATCTTAATCCTGATGCAACAGTCTTAGTTGCAACAGTTAGAGCTCTAAAGATGCATGGTGGCAAGGCCAAGGATGACTTAACAGATGAAGATCTTGACGCATTATCAGATGGTATCGAGAATTTAGAGAAGCATATTGAGAATATCAAGAAATTTGGGGTACCATTAGTTGTTGCAATTAACCGTTTCCCTGATGACACTGAAGCTGAACTAGAATTAGTTAGAGAACGTTGTGAAAAACTAGATGTTAATGTTGCTCTATCTGAAGTCTTTGCCAAAGGTGGCGAAGGTGGAGAGGAATTAGGTAAGAAGGTTATCGATATTCTAGATAACGAAGAATCAAAGTTTGAATTCCTCTATGATGAGAAAGCTTCAATTCCAGAAAAAATTAGAACTATAGCTGAAGAGGTTTATGGTGCTGATGGTGTTGAATTTAGCGATGAAGCTAAAAAGCAGATAGAACTATACAAATGCTATGGTTATGATAAACTGCCTATCTGTATGGCCAAGACTCAGAGTTCAATCTCTGATAACCCGGCTCTAAAGGGTAGACCAGAGGGTTTTAAAGTTAATGTTAGAGAGATTAATGTTTCTGCAGGTGCAGGCTTCTTAGTTGCCTTAACTGGACCGGTTCTTACAATGCCAGGTCTTCCAAAGAGACCATCTGCTGAAGATATTGATATCGATGAAAATGGAAAGATTAGTGGTTTATTCTAAACCGATAACTCATTTGATAAATAATAGAGATCAGGCAGTACCTGCTGTCTGGTCTCTTTTTTAAATATAATTTTCTTAAAATTAAGAATAAGGCGGGGTAATATGGCTTATCAGGTTAAAATAATTCAGGGTAATAAAGCTGATGAATTTGAAGTGGAAAAAGATAAGAATTTATATGATATTATTAATCAGAAAGGTTATCAACTTACAGCTTACTGCGGAGGAGAGGGGACCTGTCAAAAATGCAGAGTCCGCTTAACGCCTGCTCCAGAACTTAAAAGCATTGAAGAGGAGATTTTTACTGATAAGGAGAAAGCTCAGGGGCTCAGGCTGGCCTGTTTACATCAGGTTAAAGAAGACTTAGAGATAAGACTGGATACTGAAGGCGATATAAATGTATTGACCGGGACAGCTGCAGTCGAAGGTCGCTTAAATTCTGGCTGGAGACTGGTTGATTTTATGCCAGCAAAACCAGAACTTGATGATCAGAGGAGTTATCTGACAAGATATCTTGAAAAGACCAATACTGTCTCTATATCTGACAGTATTATTCAGGATATAAAAAAACTTGAAGCAAAGGTGGATAAATTAACAGGTATCTGCTGTCAGGACAGACTTGTTCAATTAATTTCAGGCAATGATCAGAAAAGATTACTAGGTGTCGCTGTTGATATTGGGACAACAACTCTGGTCCTTTATTTATATGATTTAGAAACCGGTGAGAAACTGGCAGTAGACTCTATGTATAATCCTCAGAAGGAATTTGGGGCTGACGTTATTACAAGGATCCAGTTTGCCAATAAATCTAAAGAGAATGCTCAGAAATTACAGCAGGTTTTAGTTGCAAGGTTAAATCAGGGCCTCCAGGATTTAACAGCTGAAATTAATACCAGGCCTGATGATATTTATAGAATTGCCTTTGCAGGCAATACAACAATGCTCCATACTTTATTAGGGTTTAATCCTATAGATATAGCTAAATCACCTTTTATTCCTGATTTCACAGAAGGTTTAAATCTGTCACCGGATTTAATAGGATTGGATATAAATTCTCAAGCTGAACTTTTAGTCCTGCCTTCTATTTCCGGCTATATTGGAGCCGATATAATTGCTGATCTGCTGGCAACAGGGGTAGGAGAAGCTAGAGAGAATCAATTATTAATTGATATTGGTACCAATGGAGAGGTTGCCCTGGGTAATAACAGGGAGATATATACCTGTTCTGTGGCTGCCGGTCCATCCTTTGAAGGCAGTAATATTTCATCTGGAATGGCTGCCCTGGATGGTGCAGCTGAAAGGTTTGAGATTAGGGAAGAGGGTTTTGATTATAAGACAATTAATGCTGCAGAACCAAGGGGTATCTGCGGTTCAGGGCTCCTGGATTTAGTAGCTGGATTTTTAAAGATTGGATTAATTAATCCTAAGGGTAAATTTAATGATAAAGAGAAGATGCCTGAATTCTGGCAGAAAAGATTTAATAAGGATAAAAAGGAAATTGTAATTTTTTCTGAGGAAGAAGCAGAAAATAAAATAAGCTTAACCCAGAAAGATATCAGACAACTGCAATTGGCCAAGGGAGCAATCAGGGCTGGCATTGAAGTTCTGGCAGCCAGGCTTGAGATAAAATTAGCAGAAATCAATCAGGTTTATCTGGTTGGAGGTTTTGCCAATTATCTTGATCCTGATAATACTATTTTAATTGGAATGCTACCTGAGATCTTTGCAGGTAAGATTCTTCAATTTGGTAATGGTTCAGGAGCAGGGGCCAGTCTATATCTACTGGATAGAGATCTAGAAACTATAGTTGAGGATTTAAAGGAGAGAATAAAATATATTGAACTCTCTAAAGATGCAGATTTCCAGGAAAAATTTATTGAAGAACTAAATTTCCCTGGAAATTAATTTGCAAATTATGTTTATTCATTATGTCGTGGATTTTTTGATATAATTTTGATTGCTCTGGTTAAAACTGAGATGATATCTACATTTACCTGCTGCTCAAACTCTATAAGTTTTGCATGGAGTGAACCCTGGGGACTGGATATATATTTGGCCGGGATTCTATTTAAAGTATAGGAAGCCATGTCCAATAAACAGTTGTGGCAGGTACAGATATCATTGAACTGCTCATCATTATTTAAGACTTCTTCTAATTTATCTAAGACAAAGTCTTCAGTATGATTTTCCAGTTCGTTTTTTAAAGAACTCTTGTCTATCTTTAAACGATTTGACTTATTTGCAGTCATTTTTTCACCTCATATTTTTTAGGATAAATTTAGCGCTATTGTTTATAATTATAATCTTTAAATTACTGACTGTCAATTGATTAATCCAACTTATGTTATATTTATTACATAAATTAAAAAACTGGCTTCAAAAAAGAGGAATAAAGGGGGATAAGTTTAATATAATATATAAGGGATTGTGAAATAAATCTCGATAACATCGCTAGGTTTTATAGGTTTAAAGTATTACGACAGGGAGGGGATAATATTTAATGGAAAATGAACTAAGGGAGAAGATGTATCTTGTTTTTGCCAGTTTATTTAGAGAGCCAGATCAGGAAATTTTTGAGGATATTAAGTCTGGTCTGCATAATAAAATAACGCAGAATTATTTTGGCCAGAAAAGTTTTGATATTCACATGCCAGCCTTTGAAAGTACAAATAATTTAAAAGAAATGTTAAAGCTCTGGAGAAATAATATCTGCCCTGAAGAAGGAAAAATTAGGCCAATTGAATCTATTTATAAGGTCTGGACCCTTGATGATAGTTATGATCTGCCCTTTGCCAAGGATAAAGGTTATTTAATGAGTGATTGGGCTCTTCATATCAAGCATCTCTTTAATGAGTTTGAGCTTGAGATTCCAGAGGATTATCAGGCAATGCCTGATTATATCTGCTTTGAGCTGGAATTTATGAGTTTATTGATAGCAGAAGATTTAAAGGAAGAGCAGAAATTATTTCTGCTCCATCATTTAGACTGGATTCCAGATTTGAGAGAGGAGGCAGAGGAAAAGGAGATAGTAGCTGAATACTTTAGTATTATTAAAATTTTAGAAATATTTTTAAAGTTAGAATGGCAGGAGTTTGATTTAAATAATGAGGAGACCGATAAATTCCAAAAATTTGAGAGGTGAGAAAATGAGTAATGAAAAGAATGGAGAAAGTAGAAGAGACTTCCTGAAGAAAGGAGCTGCCGGGGTGGCTACCTTAATGGCCGGCTTTGGAATGAAGGGTCAAAAAGTCGGTGCTGAAAATTTAGATGCCGGCAAAAAGGCTATTTTAATGGACCAGAGCCTCTGTGTTGAATGTCAGTCCTGTAGGCTGGCCTGTCAGCGGGAGAATGATTTTCCTATTACTGCTCAGAGTATTAAATTTAAGAGTATTGAGACTGGCTCATATCCTGATGTTGAATATAATTCGACTCGCTGGAGCTGTTTCCACTGTAATGATGCTCCCTGTATTGATTCCTGTCCGGTAGATGCCCTTGAAAGACAGGAAGGGGAGATGAATGTAACTGATATTGAGGCCTGTATTGGCTGTGGAGCCTGTTTAAATGACTGTCCCTATGATGTACCGGAGATTATTGAGGGCAAGATGTATAAATGTAATGGCTGTGTTCATCTGATTGAAGATGGAGAAAATCCTGCCTGTGTTTCGACCTGTCCGACTTATGCTGTTGAATTTGGCAATCAGGAAGAAATGGCAGAGCTAGGAGCTGAGCGGGTGGAAGAGCTGGAAGCAGATGGCAAAGAAGCTTATTTATATGGTTTAGAAGCTCAGGATGGCCTTGGCTTATTCCTGATTTTAAGAACTGCTCCAGAGGATTTTGAGCTTGTATAAAATACTTAGAAATTTTGAGGAGGTTTAATATAGATGGGATTAACTAGAAGAAAGTTTTTAAAGACGGCTGGATTGACTGCTGGAGCCGTTGGTATAGGATTAAGTGGTTTTGATTTCAAAGCCTGGGCTGAAGTTCAAGAAGATTCAGAAGTAGTTAAAAGGCCAAGTC
This window encodes:
- a CDS encoding ASKHA domain-containing protein; amino-acid sequence: MAYQVKIIQGNKADEFEVEKDKNLYDIINQKGYQLTAYCGGEGTCQKCRVRLTPAPELKSIEEEIFTDKEKAQGLRLACLHQVKEDLEIRLDTEGDINVLTGTAAVEGRLNSGWRLVDFMPAKPELDDQRSYLTRYLEKTNTVSISDSIIQDIKKLEAKVDKLTGICCQDRLVQLISGNDQKRLLGVAVDIGTTTLVLYLYDLETGEKLAVDSMYNPQKEFGADVITRIQFANKSKENAQKLQQVLVARLNQGLQDLTAEINTRPDDIYRIAFAGNTTMLHTLLGFNPIDIAKSPFIPDFTEGLNLSPDLIGLDINSQAELLVLPSISGYIGADIIADLLATGVGEARENQLLIDIGTNGEVALGNNREIYTCSVAAGPSFEGSNISSGMAALDGAAERFEIREEGFDYKTINAAEPRGICGSGLLDLVAGFLKIGLINPKGKFNDKEKMPEFWQKRFNKDKKEIVIFSEEEAENKISLTQKDIRQLQLAKGAIRAGIEVLAARLEIKLAEINQVYLVGGFANYLDPDNTILIGMLPEIFAGKILQFGNGSGAGASLYLLDRDLETIVEDLKERIKYIELSKDADFQEKFIEELNFPGN
- a CDS encoding trimethylamine methyltransferase family protein, with amino-acid sequence MSRLIKRSRAGLDIFSEKDLEKIHEATLEVLEKAGVEIMSDEAREIFKSAGVKVNEKSVHLTQKDLDEYLNLAPEKFTLYARNEQNNVEIGGNNTVLAPGYGSPFVMDYPEMNRRESKYDDYIKFTKLAQASDNIDVVGGVLVEPTDIDDKIRHGKMLEAAVKYSDKCLMGSAMGAKKAQESLEMAAIVFESEEFVRSHPVLISLINTNSPLTIDERMSDALMVHSKNKQAMVIASLSMTGTTSPTTLPASLVQQNAEILTGIVLTQLINPGTPVIYGSASSVVDLKKADLALGSPETVKMFNGTAQMARYYGIPSRGGGALTDSLFPDAQAGYESMLNIMSAVNNGFNFILHAAGLLENYMSMSYEKFIIDDEVCGIVNNVAEGLIVDEDQLAVDEIIEIGAGGNYISTDHTFSHMKDMRMPLLSKRERYFSDQDQPETAARAKAKYEEILNNFNKPELKAGILEKLQKYIDRL
- a CDS encoding formate--tetrahydrofolate ligase, whose amino-acid sequence is MRSDIEIAQAAEMKPISEIAEKAGLLEEELEHYGKYKAKVNLDALDRLDQDSKLVLVTAMTPTPAGEGKTTTTVGLGQALNRLGKNAAIALREPSLGPTMGVKGGAAGGGYSQVVPMEDINLHFTGDIHAIGVAHNLLSAAIDNHIKQGNELGIDPTRVSFSRVVDMNDRALRDIIVGLGGKSNGYPRQDNFMITVASEVMAILCLANNISELKEKIGRIVVAYNYDDEPIIAKQLGVHGAMAALLKEAIKPNLVQTLENTPAFIHGGPFANIAHGCNSVMATKMAMSISDITVTEAGFGADLGAEKFFNIKSRFANLNPDATVLVATVRALKMHGGKAKDDLTDEDLDALSDGIENLEKHIENIKKFGVPLVVAINRFPDDTEAELELVRERCEKLDVNVALSEVFAKGGEGGEELGKKVIDILDNEESKFEFLYDEKASIPEKIRTIAEEVYGADGVEFSDEAKKQIELYKCYGYDKLPICMAKTQSSISDNPALKGRPEGFKVNVREINVSAGAGFLVALTGPVLTMPGLPKRPSAEDIDIDENGKISGLF
- a CDS encoding late competence development ComFB family protein is translated as MTANKSNRLKIDKSSLKNELENHTEDFVLDKLEEVLNNDEQFNDICTCHNCLLDMASYTLNRIPAKYISSPQGSLHAKLIEFEQQVNVDIISVLTRAIKIISKNPRHNE
- a CDS encoding TorD/DmsD family molecular chaperone, giving the protein MENELREKMYLVFASLFREPDQEIFEDIKSGLHNKITQNYFGQKSFDIHMPAFESTNNLKEMLKLWRNNICPEEGKIRPIESIYKVWTLDDSYDLPFAKDKGYLMSDWALHIKHLFNEFELEIPEDYQAMPDYICFELEFMSLLIAEDLKEEQKLFLLHHLDWIPDLREEAEEKEIVAEYFSIIKILEIFLKLEWQEFDLNNEETDKFQKFER
- a CDS encoding 4Fe-4S dicluster domain-containing protein, whose translation is MSNEKNGESRRDFLKKGAAGVATLMAGFGMKGQKVGAENLDAGKKAILMDQSLCVECQSCRLACQRENDFPITAQSIKFKSIETGSYPDVEYNSTRWSCFHCNDAPCIDSCPVDALERQEGEMNVTDIEACIGCGACLNDCPYDVPEIIEGKMYKCNGCVHLIEDGENPACVSTCPTYAVEFGNQEEMAELGAERVEELEADGKEAYLYGLEAQDGLGLFLILRTAPEDFELV